In a genomic window of Onychostoma macrolepis isolate SWU-2019 chromosome 08, ASM1243209v1, whole genome shotgun sequence:
- the LOC131545879 gene encoding uncharacterized protein LOC131545879 — protein sequence MKHVWQCGSRCLGPMTFSVDLTGQNVTLSQEGQLASRDTSSFMNGLAFLSRTVKVDEKLCICIEERTSLWDGSLRVGFTNICPQRNSLPPASIPDLRDTRGYCVVPVPEDLCRCGVQLQFCINYAGMVIVQEIGGEKYYLKAEGLNLNNPLWVFIDLYGSTSAVRLLRSRRGNRTSCPVCPVDSISGNNWLAREAERQTSEEEHSYNHKTETRKIQKTSSCWKASLFLVQYASKMTIPSPRECSELTRAGLGVPVQESRGVDLHWTWQELNQFICSRYPLVNLDVIGFHFAKADKHGRLCRLHANTLKKIKKELADNILYIVPQTDIVLNEMITHPLSSVRNANSFSQSRSPPPVPEKQRHRLTSTSSFLSDSSRNSSVEDMDFSSLLREFQHMHLSGSEHVPVLVSRNKVLQRAKDSVSNSNFPWTKIPLVTFVGEEALDCGGPRREFFRILMMEVQSSLGIFEGQPGHLFFTYDQMALEEHKYELAGKLIAWSVAHGGPGLKSLDPCLYQLMCTQEFQLVDFNWHLIPDADIQDKLQKISSCRTMADLQRLQIEQGDWICECGFPGIYRREISIQDVPKIYSFAVRHYIYLRTSNMIHQFTKGLNAYGQFWDMVRTHWVEFLPIFTNMHESLSRSTFKDLFQIHWSKSGTKKREAEEETIHYWELVLKMIEDKKPKAPQNELHFEEILAFITGADEVPPLGFSQKPSIHFYQPEQRGCRLPYANTCMMGLFLPRVVKDEVELYRMLLRAIRDSAAFGRT from the exons ATGA AGCACGTGTGGCAGTGTGGCAGTCGATGTCTGGGTCCGATGACTTTCAGTGTGGACCTGACAGGCCAAAACGTGACCCTCAGTCAAGAAGGACAACTCGCGTCCAGAGACACCTCGTCCTTTATGAATGGTTTGGCGTTTCTCAGCCGCACTGTAAAGGTGGATGAAAAGCTGTGTATATGTATTGAGGAGCGCACCTCGTTGTGGGATGGATCTCTTCGTGTGGGTTTCACCAACATCTGCCCACAGAGAAACAGTTTACCACCTGCCTCAATACCAGACCTCAGGGACACACGGGGATACTGTGTTGTGCCAGTGCCTGAGGACTTGTGTAGGTGTGGTGTACAGCTTCAGTTCTGTATAAACTATGCAGGCATGGTTATTGTTCAAGAGATAGGTGGGGAGAAGTATTACCTCAAAGCAGAAGGACTGAACCTGAATAATCCACTGTGGGTTTTCATTGATCTGTACGGGAGCACAAGCGCCGTCCGCCTTCTGA GATCAAGGAGGGGCAATCGAACATCATGCCCGGTTTGTCCTGTAGACAGTATATCTGGTAACAACTGGCTAGCGAGAGAAGCTGAGCGACAAACGTCAGAGGAAGAGCATAGCTATAACCATAAAACAG AAACCAGAAAGATCCAGAAAACATCATCTTGCTGGAAAGCGAGTCTCTTCCTTGTACAGTATGCCAGCAAGATGACCATCCCAAGCCCCCGAGAATGTTCAGAACTCACAAGAGCTGGTTTAG GTGTACCTGTTCAGGAGTCAAGAGGGGTAGATCTACACTGGACTTGGCAAGAGCTGAATCAGTTCATTTGCTCCAGATATCCTTTGGTCAACCTGGATGTGATTGGTTTCCATTTTGCGAAGGCTGATAAGCATGGACGACTTTGCAGATTACATGCAAACActctgaagaaaataaaaaaggagcTAGCTGACAACATTCTTTATATAGTTCCTCAGACAGACATTGTTCTAAATGAG ATGATCACGCACCCATTATCATCAGTCAGGAATGCAAATTCTTTCTCACAATCACGTTCTCCTCCTCCTGTTCCTGAAAAACAGAGGCACCGGTTGACTTCAACCAGCAGTTTTCTTTCAGATTCAAGCCGAAACTCTTCAgtg GAGGACATGGACTTTAGCTCTTTGCTCAGAGAGTTCCAGCACATGCATCTCAGTGGCAGCGAGCACGTTCCAGTATTGGTTTCTCGTAACAAGGTGCTGCAGAGAGCTAAAGATTCTGTTTCCAACTCTAATTTCCCTTGGACCAAAATCCCTCTTGTGACATTTGTTGGTGAGGAAGCCCTTGACTGTGGAGGTCCACGGAGAGAGTTTTTCAG AATCCTGATGATGGAGGTGCAGAGCTCACTGGGCATCTTTGAGGGGCAGCCTGGACACTTGTTCTTCACCTATGACCAGATGGCCTTGGAGGAACACAAGTATGAGTTGGCGGGGAAGCTGATTGCGTGGTCTGTGGCTCATGGCGGCCCAGGACTCAAGTCTCTTGACCCCTGCCTGTACCAGCTGATGTGCACCCAGGAATTTCAACTGGTAGACTTTAACTGGCACCTAATACCAGATGCTGACATTCAGGACAAACTACAAAAG ATTTCATCATGCAGAACGATGGCAGATCTCCAGAGGCTGCAGATAGAGCAGGGTGACTGGATCTGTGAATGTGGTTTCCCTGGAATATACAGACGTGAAATTTCCATTCAAGATGTGCCAAAGATTTACTCCTTTGCAGTTCGACACTACATATATCTAAG AACATCAAATATGATTCATCAGTTCACAAAGGGACTGAATGCTTATGGACAGTTCTGGGATATGGTAAGAACTCACTGGGTTGAGTTTTTGCCCATCTTTACCAACATGCATGAGTCCCTTtccagaagcacatttaaagacCTGTTCCAAATCCACTGGAGTAAATCAGGGACCAAGAAGAGAGAGGCTGAGGAGGAGACTATACACTACTGGGAACTGGTACTTAAGATGATTGAAG ATAAAAAACCAAAAGCTCCACAAAACGAGTTGCATTTTGAGGAAATTTTGGCTTTCATAACTGGAGCGGATGAAGTCCCACCACTTGGGTTCTCCCAGAAGCCCAGCATTCACTTCTACCAACCAGAGCAGCGTGGATGCCGTCTACCGTATGCCAACACATGCATGATGGGATTGTTCCTGCCCAGGGTTGTAAAAGATGAAGTGGAACTTTACAGGATGCTCCTGAGAGCAATCAGAGACTCAGCTGCTTTTGGGAGAACATAA